One Zingiber officinale cultivar Zhangliang chromosome 10B, Zo_v1.1, whole genome shotgun sequence genomic window, CTTTCTTCTTATTATTTATGCATTGCTTTCAACTCAGGAACCACTTTGTGGCTTGGTTGTTGCTCAAAACACACTAAACTTCTTGAATCTTTTTGATCTTTCTACAGGCTATTCCAGATGCCATAGCAGGGTTAGAATGTCTAGAGGAACTTAGACTATCGTCCAACAGTCTTATTTCACTGCCTGATTCCATTGGACTTTTCCCAAAACTAAAGATTGTGGACGTATCGAGTAACAAGCTcaagtccttgccagatagcatCTCAAAATGCAGGTATTACTCGACAAAGCTTTTTCGTATGAAAAATCTTTTACATAGTTGCTAGAGTGACTCATTGTAGCTTTACACTAACTTCAGGTCGTTGGTTGAGCTGGATGCAAGTTATAATGAACTAGCTTATTTGCCAACTAATATAGGATATGAGTTGCAGGATCTAGAGAAACTATGGATCCACCTCAATAAACTACGCTTTCTTCCCACATCTATCTGTGAGATGATATCATTGCGCCTATTGGATGCCCATTTCAATGAACTTCACAGACTTCCAGAGGCCATTGGGAAGTTAACAAATCTTGAAATATTGGATCTTAGTAGCAACTTTAATGATCTGCAAGAGCTTCCTGCAACCTTTGGCGATCTGATCAGCCTTAGGGAACTTGATCTTAGTAACAACCAGATACATGCATTGCCCGATACATTTGGCCGTCTAGACAAGTTGACAAAGCTTAATTTGGATCAGAACCCCTTAGTCATCCCCCCAATGGAAGTTGTAATCCAAGGTGCGGAAGCAGTGAAGGAATACATGTCGAAGAGGTTGCTCGATTTGTTGTTGGAAGAACAGAGGAAGAGTATTGCTGAAGCAGACTCACCTGCTCAAGATGGTTGGTTGACACGAAGCACGTCGTGGCTGAACAATTGGGTTAGCGGAGTTTCTGGAGGTGTTGCAGATTACCTTGGTGCGGGGCAGAAGTCTGACAGAGATTCATATCTTGATCAGCAGCTGTGAATAAAGATCCTCCTGATAAACCTTGCAGAGGGAATATTTGGCTATTCTTGTTTGTAAAGAAGGGGTGCAGAAATAAACTGAGGACTAGTATTTCACTTTCAAAAGGGTGACTTTTTCAAGTTCAGTCCGTTCTTgttgaaatttcttttattaatgaGATTAATATAATAGGTTTGGGTTTTGTCTGTTAACTCATTGACAAGTCAAACCTTAACAGGTAAATCTTTTGCATTTTCCTAAACCTTGAGTCAGGATAAATACAATGCCACTTCTTTCTTTAAAGTGATGTGCATGTCCTGTAGGATCCAATAGATTTATTTCACTTCTGCACATGTTTAACATTGAATTATATTATATGGGTACTTGAGAACCTTACTGGACCAGTGTTAAATTTCAGATTGATGGAAATATACAATGAAGAATGTCCAAATGTAACACTTTTTCCTATTAACAAATTTCATCGTCCAGATACTAAAACTTAGATGAAGTAATTGGTTGACAATGTAAAATATTGATTATCAATATCCATAAGCAAGATTTCCATCTTGTAATTATTATTGTTGATTTGATGCTTCTGTCAGTTACATATGAAACTGCATGATTAATAGGAAGACCTTTGATGTCAACGTCCTAATTGATTGCCTTGGTGAATAAGGCCGATGTTAGAAAACTCCAAAATTTACTTGCTTATGTCAACGTCCATAGGAAGAAGTGTGCGTCAGATGTCGTTTCAAAGAACGAAAAGTGGTGTCATATGACATTCAATCATAAATAGATATTTATGATGGAGGTGATAATTAAATCATCCCGTTGCCAAAGCGTCTCTTCGTGCCTCCTCGGTACCCCCTTCTGCACAATGCGTCTCTGacagaaagttttaaaaaaaatattactaagtGTCCAAGGTGTAAAGGAAAATAAGAATTTTTTGGATGACTTTAGTAAAAGGGGTGAATGGACGAAAAATAGAACTTGGGTCCAGTCAATCGACTATACCTCATTCGACTAGATTAAATGAGAGGTTAGTGATATGGGATGTAACGAGTTGACCAGAAGATGATGTACcgatcaaagtcaaggtgatgtgacaatcaaagtcaaaggaaaaaaaacattCCCCACCTGGCTTGGTTGTTCGCCCAACCCGATCGGATTACAAGCCGTTCGGGAGAGGGTGGACCGACTCTTAAGTCGGTCGAACATAAGGGGTTTAGTGCATTACTCTTAAATTGAAAAGATAGCATGTCCGATTGGGTTTAAAGAAGATCAGTCTTATAAGTTTGGTCGAAATGTCCGACCCATCTCATAATCGACCAGCCATTGGTCTGTCAGCATAAGGGTCAATCTCCCCGATTCTTATAAATCTCCCTACACACCCAGTCGACCCTATTACTGGTCAACCCTACAGGTTTCCACGAGACCATACGCCTACGTGTCCATTTGATCATGGGGCCGGAGAGGTTCATATGGCTCCATACCCATCTCTTATACACACCAGTGTAAGGTGACTCTCCTTATAAACCCAGCCAGACAAAATGTCGGTCGAGCTTATGGTACTTAGCTTTATATTGTCTCCCAACATGGATTTCCAATACGCCCAATGCATTATAGTATTTTCCGAACGGATTTCTAATAGTATTCAATACATAACAAAACATCTTAATACGAGGACAGACATAAAGACGGTCGACCTTATAGGTCGGTCGAGATATACTCAGCCGACAAGATGAGCAAAGAATCTTAACAATCACATGTCAGAGAATATTTTGCTAGAACCTTCTTGAAGGATTATTGCGTCTCTTATCAACCGACCACTTATGATGACATATTCTTTCAACGACCTTAACAACAACATAAGGTATAAACAACAAAAGAGGTATACATATGGATAAATGGAAGATTTCTCGGATAATTATTGCATATTGCCTAGGTTGTACACTTTCCATTGCCCAACAACCTCTAACATTCTAAGCCACCTCATGATTACGGAGATTATAagaggtgatatataaagggggttgatcctgtctgagagcggGACGTGATGAAGAGCTGGAGATGGCAGACGATGACTCTGGAGGCAAGATAGGTGAGGACCCCAGGGAAGGCAAACAATGATGGATCTGAAAAACTAAAGCAGATCCCAAAGAAATCCAATCAGAAATACCTTCCGGTGACGAGAGTAGTGGGTTGAAGCTAGATCGAAGAAACCCAAAGCCGATCCAGGGAAGACTCCGACGAATTAGAACACCGTGATGGAGAAAACCACAGATTAGTGTTCCGGTGGATGCTCTCGCCTCCTGCGCACCACAGAACCAaccaacaaagtgttagtgacctaagaccgagatgagaatccctggctagacccttcgacgctcaagttagtcctccgttagaagaagaagaagaagtacagtgAAACTGAAATGGAACTACGATTTCGGTGGTGGTGTTGCGCGTACCTTACCAACGGATTGgactcccctttttataccacctcatgtAACCTCCGCGATCATAAGGTGGActctggtttgttagagtttgttatgagatgatgtaagcacCTATAATCATAAGTAcatgcaataatagtttaaggaaccTTTTCTGTactccagatgtaccttctttgtcgtctagcgtACTTATAGAAGCTTCTATAAGCTGTTTCCcactaaattaaataaattgttaTATGATCAAATACTATTTTTATAcatcatatatatttataatgCTCCTTACGGACTATGTTTATGAGATTCCATAAATATGAGTGTCTTTATGCCCGACCAGATTTTGCTCGGCCGATCTTATGCTAATAATCTTATTAAGGTGCGTGTTGATATGTCGCCCGGGATTGTGTTACCAAGCGTATTATGCCTATAAGCGTTGGTGCGTGTTGATAGCTCTAGACCTGCATCATTCTCACCAGAGAAAACTAGAGGCGTGCTTATCAGCGGTCCAGTCTGTAATCCAATCAGAAAGGGCTTTACAGGaaagaacttatctaaatttGAAGCTAAAGACCGAGGAGTTGGATGATCTAAGAGCTCAACATACTTCAGAGATAACCATTCTATCCGAACAAATTCATGTATATGGTttactaatatctcaacaacaACGAGTTTTAGATCGACAGAAGGTGGAGGTGGATCTCTTAC contains:
- the LOC122029386 gene encoding plant intracellular Ras-group-related LRR protein 3-like, with product MDPNPKSFPILSYVMSRLPKVASFKAAQIPHDHDDIEQPTPPDHSRSQRDDEVELMDRLPLLHRPALLSSMAASIADVAQTRSVLRTIGDRPDHESVDTARVRVAEIDEDLARQIEEIEAAPSSEEGDLLLWRAEQEEECRARAEREKVALRAVIQLDEMHESYERLLREAEERLVKIYDAEDVSAMVQEEGKEVNDKVIAVLRQGSEKDLGSVDLSGQQLKYLPEAFGKLRGLISLNLSDNLLEAIPDAIAGLECLEELRLSSNSLISLPDSIGLFPKLKIVDVSSNKLKSLPDSISKCRSLVELDASYNELAYLPTNIGYELQDLEKLWIHLNKLRFLPTSICEMISLRLLDAHFNELHRLPEAIGKLTNLEILDLSSNFNDLQELPATFGDLISLRELDLSNNQIHALPDTFGRLDKLTKLNLDQNPLVIPPMEVVIQGAEAVKEYMSKRLLDLLLEEQRKSIAEADSPAQDGWLTRSTSWLNNWVSGVSGGVADYLGAGQKSDRDSYLDQQL